The nucleotide sequence CTGCCCTGCACTGTGAGCACTCTGGATAAGCCAGTGCCGAGGGGGAAAGAGCTCTAAATGCCAAGCCAAAACATGAGTTTCAACTCCACCTCCAGCTCTGAGAGCTGTGGGTAGGGAAAGGCCCTAGTCCAGTCTGCTGTAGAAAGACCAGTCTGCCACTGCATGGCACATGGATGGCAGGGGCAGAATGTGGGTGGAGAGAACAGAAGGTGGGCAGGGCGGAGGAGGCAGGGACATGGCTGTAGCCATGGAGATGCGAGGACAGACAGGACTTGGTGGCCACTTGGATGAACCAAGGGAGGGGTCCGGAAGAGACACCCAGTTTTGTATCAGATGTATAGAGCATGGGGTGCTATTCATTGAtcgagagaggaggaggaagaagaggtatGGCATGGGAAGAGATAGCTGAGCTCCGTCATGAATGTCATTTGAAGTCCCCACAGAGAGCCAGACCCGCCAGCGCCTTCGCTGCTTCAGCCGGCCCTCAGGGTGGCTGTGCTCCCTGGCCCTCTCGGCTCCCGCTTCGTAGCTGTCAGCTGCAGTGGGAGACAGTTGCACAAGGGCCCAGCATCTCTGTGTGTTGACCCAGGGGACTGCTGCATGGCCCATGCCGAGCAGAAGCTGATGGATGACCTTCTGAACAAGACCCGTTACAACTACCTGATCCGCCCAGCCACCAGCTCATCACAGCTCGTCTCCATCGAGACGGAGCTCTCCCTGGCCCAGTGCAGCAGCGTGGTAGGTGCAGAGGGAACCTGTGGCTCAGGCTCAGGTGAAGAGGCAACTCATGCCCAAGCCCCAAGCAATCAATATCCAGAGGAATGAAATGACTAGAGTTGACTTAGACTCATCAATACAGGGCGGGGAGGCCGGAGGAGAGTGCATGAGGTTTATAGGTGTCCAATATTTAATGAAGTCATGGTTTTGTCAACAAGAAAGAAATGAGGGTGGGAGCGGGATCACCACTGGCTAGGCAACCAATGGGCCTGCATAAACTCTGCTCTGCTGAGTCTCCAGCACAACCATaagctcctcctcctcatcctcccagccctgccctacTCTCTCCCCCAGCTTGCTCAGCAGGTGACCTTACAGGCTCCCTACTTATTGGGGGAAATACAAAACCACACTTGGGGAACTGACGGGTACAGAGgcccaggtgtagtggcgggacCACAGGCAGTGCAGCACCTACTGAGCCAGGTGGGTAAGGGTGTGGAGAGTGGGCATGGCCACTGCAGGCATGGAAAGGAGGCGCAGATATGGAAAGGAGGCGCAGATATGGAAAGGAGGCGCAGATATGGAAAGGAGGCGCAGATATGGAAAGGAGGCGCAGATATGGAAAGGAGGCGCAGATATGGAAAGGAGGCGCAGATGGCAGCTCTCCCAGGGACCATTGTCAGGGTCTCCATGTGTGGACGTGTGCAGAGGTGGGGGtgctgaggaggaaggaggtgCAGGGAATTTCTCATCTTCTCTCTACTGCCTCTGAGTTGGAGCTGACAGAGGGAGCCGTGGCCCACTGTACACTAACACAATGTCCCCACCCACAGGGTTAGAATCCCCCCTGGACGCAGCTCTGAGAGGAGCAGTCACAAGTGAAGAGTGCCGGGTGCTTGTGTCCTGCAGGGGGAAGGAGGTCACCAAGGGGGCTGACCCTCCTCTGGCCCGGTGGCTGCCTTCGGACACACCAGCCTCTCTCTCTAGCATGGTGGCCCGCACACACCCAGCCTGTCAAACCTACAGACCCCAAGAAGGCTTTGGCCAAATTAATGAACAGCTCTGTTTCCCAGGAGGAAGCACAGCTGAAGGATGTGGAAGGCAGTAGAGCTGTGTGTGCTCCACCCCCTCTCTCCAGTCGGACCGGAAAGAAGCGGGCTTTCAGCCAggctcacccaggctggggtctgaGTGTCACTGTCCAGCTGTTGGCTTCTTGCTGAATGGGTGAGCCCAGCTGCTCCTGTGCAGATGCCACCCTAGTGAGGGTGAACAAGCAGGCGAGTTCCATTTCTGAAAGCGTGGGTATACAGTAAATATTAGGCTGTGGGCTGCTGGGCCAAGAAAGGGTGTTTATTTTTCAGGGTTTATTTATCTATTGACTTGATGAGGGACGGTTGTAGGTACAACCAGTTTAAAGATGGAAATTTTGAGAGAGCAGGCAGGGATTTAGCGCTGGGGAAAGCAAGCAGGCTTGTCAAAGCAGCTGTTTTGGGGAGGCCAGAATCCTGTACCAATGTCCTCAGCACGTTCATCAGCTGCTGGGGGAGTGCCAGGTAGGATTAAAGCACAGAACTTTCTggatgatagaaatgttctgtatcttcaAAGGAGGTGGGTTACATGggtaatgcatttgttaaaacTGATCAAAATGTAAACCAGATCTGTGCATTTCACTGAATATAAATTATGCCtcaaattaaaaacatgttttaaaagacagatgggccggatgcagtggctcacgcctgtaatcccagcactttgggaggctgaagcaggcagatcacttgagttaggagctcgagaccagcctggaaaacatggtgaaatcctgtctctattaaaaatataaaaattagccaggcatggtggcacacgcctgtaatctcagctactcaggaggctgaggcaggagaattgcttgaacctaggaggcggaggtttcagtgagcagagatcatgccactgcactacagcctgggtgacagagcgagaatccatcaaaaaaaaaaaaaaacccacagatgGAGGTTTTCAACTTTCACTAAAGGCAGAGTAGCTTTTTACAGATTAGCCTCCCCCACAAGAGCAGTTAGAAAAACTGGACAAAAATGTGCCCCAGCAAAAACAATTGTTTGAAGGTAATTGGAGACCTTAGCCAGGACTTGCGTGACCAGTCCTAGGAGGTGACCCTGAGTCTGTAGTGCTTTTCCCACATTTGGTGATTGGTAAACAGTAGAGGACTAAGAGGCTAAGAAAGTGAGTATGAAGTTGTAGTTAACAGGCTGGAAAGCCTAGCTGAATGTTTGGCACTCTCACAGGCTGAAATGACCTAATGAGAATTTGGGTCCCAGTAAGGAGATGGGACCCTGGAAGGGCCACCCCTAGGAGTCCAAGTGAATACAAAATAGACCACCCATCACAAAAACTAAAACCTTGAACCAGCTTAGTCCCAAACTAGATGAAGGTGATCTGCCCTTGCTCCAATTGTGTGCCATAAAGTCAAAGTCAAAACTCTCTGGAGGCAGGTAAAAGTTTACTAGGAAATGCCATAAGACAAGATAGGACTAAATGAGAAAGaccaagaaaaaaaccaataGAAACATACCTGTAaggaggaaacttttttttttttttttttttttttggagacggagtctcgctctgtcacccaggtttgagtgcagtggcacgatctcagctcattgcaacctctgcctcccaggttcaagcgattctcctgcctcagcctcccaagtagctgggattacaggcatgcgccaccacacctggctaatttttgtattggccaggctggtcttgaacccctgaccttcaggtgatccattcgcctccgcctcccaaattgctgggattacaggcgtgagcccctgcgcctggccagtattttgccacaatttaaaataaatacttttttttttttcaggtttgtgtTCAGACTATATTCTAAACAGTCACATGGCAGCTTACTCTTCTCCAGGCCTTGCTGCCGGCTTTTTGATGTTTATGATCTTTGCCTTCTTGTGGTCTCCTCGGTAGAAGAACGGCATGCAGGGCTTGCTGTAAAGATCTTTGGAGGGAGAAAGGCAGGGCACTGAGCACCGTGCAAGCCCTCCCTTGCTCCTACCTGCCCACCTCACCCAAAGGCTCTCTACTCACCACCCTGCTTGTCGGCAGCTCCAAGCTCCTGAGGGCCTGGGGTCCCTGGTGCGGACTCATCAGCAGGGTTCTGGGCAGCTGCCCGCAATCCGCCATGCCCCTGGTTACGGTCACCCACAAGCGGAAACACCAGCTCCACCTGGAGGGAAAGGTGGTCTGTTGCCACGCCCGTGCCcacacccacctccacccccacccccgcagaGGTGTGGCATGTCTTAGAGGGTCCGGAGAAATCAGAAGGTGGGAAACCAAGAGCATAAGGGGGTCTGGGAGGGACCGCCAAGGCAGGCAGCAAAGGAGGGGCAGGAAGAGGCGGGCTCACCATGGCCTCCTGGCTCTTCAGTTCCTCTGGGATGCTTGGCCTGGGCCGaggtgcctcctcctcctccacctcctccctgtcCAATCCATCTCCTGTGGGGGGTTGCCAGAGGGCTTCTCAGACAACCCAACAAGGGAGGTAACAGTGGgcccacctctgcccccaccctcacTGTGTAACCCCGGGCCAGCCCCTCCCCAGAGGGAAATCAGcagctgttctttattttttttgaagagacaacggctccctgtgttgcccaggtgcaGTCCCACTACCAATCAACACGGGAGTTCTGACAGGCTCCATTTCCGACCTGGGCCAGTTCACCCATTCAGAGGCCACCCTGGTGGTCCCCActcccaggaggtcaccatatCTATGCTGAACTTAGTGCGGATACCCGGTCGGCATAATGACCAACTGTTCTAAAGAGTCAGTCCTACGCTCCTAACAGTCCCCCCTTCTTCCTGGGGCTCATCTCCTCTTCCTCTGAGCGGCCTCCCATACCTTCCCCAGCGAGAGCCATGAGGCTCAACTGGGCCTGCAGCTGCTGGTTCTGCTGGATGGCAGCTTCCAGGTGTTCCTAAGAGGCCAGGAAAGAGAGTGAGAAGGCACAGAGGTTGCCAGGTCGTCGCCCTCGGGGCCCCGCCCTCATCAACTCCCTCAACTGGGTCTCTTGCAACTATTGGTGGGCCATCTCAGCCACCACTTTGCCCTGAgcttcctgctgctgcagctgggCAGTACCTCCTTCTTAGAGGCCAGCTGCTGATAGGTGGCCACGTACTGCTGCAGGGGACCCAGGTAATGGTCTCGCTGCTGCTGCAGACTCTGAGCCTCTTGGCTCTTCAGCTCTACCTGCAGGATAGATGTCAGGGTAGCTAGTGGCTGGCTTCCAGATTCTAGGCCCATAAACAGGGTAGCGAGGGCACTGTGGGACTCTGTCGCCTGCCCAGGtccctggcccctggccccttcctccaggCCTAAGTGACTGCCTCCCTTGCCTAGAGGCCatgcctccctccccagcctcaaaTCTCACACCCTACCTCCCACCATTCAAACTGTAAGCCACATACTGGTGGAAAAGCAGAGGGAGCCAACCACCATCTGCTAATTTGTGGTGAGATCGTTCTGTATGATCTCCATGGTTTGCACACGCCTCCACCTGCTCCCCCCAGAGCTCGGCCTTCCGCCCCAgctcccccagcctctcctccagctcctgcagcTTCACCTCCTGCTcctgcatcttctcctcctgctcctgcagCCTCACTTCCTGCTCccacatcttctcctcctgcctctgcatctTTTCCTCCTGTTCCCgaatctt is from Macaca fascicularis isolate 582-1 chromosome 20, T2T-MFA8v1.1 and encodes:
- the LOC141409243 gene encoding golgin subfamily A member 8K-like; this encodes MALAGEGDGLDREEVEEEEAPRPRPSIPEELKSQEAMVELVFPLVGDRNQGHGGLRAAAQNPADESAPGTPGPQELGAADKQGDLYSKPCMPFFYRGDHKKAKIINIKKPAARPGEE